One genomic segment of Caldisericaceae bacterium includes these proteins:
- a CDS encoding SDR family oxidoreductase, which yields MDLGLKGKVAFVMAGSKGLGKGVAMKFAEEGAFVSVVSRDENNLQKVKDEIKAKTHVDILTIKGDVTNKEDLQNAISKTVEKFNTIHILFANAGGPPSGGFFDVAVDDYLNAVNLNLMSTIYAVYGVKDYMIKQKWGRIIASTSISVKQPLDNLILSNVSRAGVVAFIKSVSNALATYGITANVVAPGYTMTERVESLLKAKVEKEGISFDEAQKSMIANIPMGRIGTVDEFASTVVYLASEKASYITGVVLPIDGGFIKGV from the coding sequence ATGGACTTAGGTCTTAAAGGGAAAGTCGCCTTTGTTATGGCAGGGAGTAAAGGTCTTGGCAAAGGTGTTGCAATGAAATTCGCAGAAGAGGGTGCTTTTGTTTCAGTTGTCTCAAGAGATGAAAACAACCTTCAAAAGGTAAAAGATGAAATTAAAGCTAAAACTCACGTAGATATTCTTACTATAAAAGGTGATGTAACGAACAAAGAAGATTTGCAAAACGCCATCAGTAAAACTGTTGAGAAGTTTAACACAATTCACATTCTGTTTGCTAATGCAGGGGGACCGCCTTCAGGAGGATTCTTCGATGTTGCAGTTGATGATTATCTTAATGCCGTCAACTTGAATCTTATGAGCACAATTTATGCTGTTTACGGTGTAAAAGACTACATGATAAAACAAAAATGGGGACGTATTATTGCTTCTACTTCAATTTCTGTTAAACAGCCACTTGATAATCTAATACTTTCAAATGTATCTAGAGCTGGTGTTGTAGCCTTTATAAAATCTGTATCAAATGCTCTTGCCACTTATGGAATTACTGCAAATGTGGTTGCTCCAGGTTATACAATGACAGAAAGAGTTGAGAGTTTACTTAAGGCGAAAGTCGAAAAAGAGGGTATCTCTTTTGATGAAGCACAAAAATCAATGATTGCTAATATCCCAATGGGAAGAATTGGCACTGTGGATGAATTTGCTTCAACGGTAGTCTACCTTGCTTCTGAGAAAGCCTCTTACATCACTGGTGTTGTTTTGCCGATTGACGGTGGATTTATCAAAGGAGTGTAA